A single genomic interval of Flavihumibacter rivuli harbors:
- a CDS encoding LysR substrate-binding domain-containing protein, whose product MSFDVLTLECFLAVAETGGFTRAAEKVGRTQSAISQQIAKLEGQLGKTLFIRGKQFTLTPEGEILLGYARQIVKLQHEAFDRFREPDLEGEVRFGLPEDFASVFLSEVLTEFSRLHPRILLNIECDLTLNLFERFKKKEFDLVLVKMSRPEDFPNGMDVWSEALEWIGDAAYFEKEADQAIPLVLSPQPCVYRSRAIQSLEQARRKWRIVFSSHSFAGTIAAVQAGMGVTVLPRNMVPDNLPIIRHKKGIPKLDDTHISLLKHDDQNPAVNSFENFVVERLRH is encoded by the coding sequence ATGAGCTTTGATGTATTGACGTTGGAGTGTTTCCTGGCGGTTGCGGAGACAGGTGGATTTACCCGGGCCGCCGAAAAAGTGGGTCGCACCCAATCGGCCATCAGCCAGCAGATCGCTAAACTGGAGGGGCAGTTGGGCAAGACCCTGTTCATCAGGGGAAAGCAGTTTACGCTGACCCCGGAGGGAGAGATCCTCCTGGGCTATGCCCGGCAGATCGTGAAACTGCAGCATGAAGCCTTCGACCGGTTCCGCGAACCGGACCTCGAAGGCGAGGTGCGATTTGGCTTGCCGGAAGACTTTGCCAGTGTGTTCCTGTCGGAAGTGCTGACGGAGTTCTCGCGCCTGCATCCGCGCATCCTGCTCAATATAGAATGTGACCTTACCCTCAACCTGTTTGAGCGTTTCAAGAAAAAAGAGTTTGACCTGGTATTGGTGAAGATGAGCCGGCCGGAGGATTTCCCTAATGGTATGGATGTATGGTCGGAAGCCCTGGAATGGATAGGTGATGCCGCGTATTTTGAAAAGGAAGCAGACCAGGCGATCCCCCTGGTATTGTCGCCCCAGCCCTGTGTGTACCGTTCGCGTGCCATACAGTCTTTGGAACAGGCAAGGCGCAAATGGCGGATCGTCTTTTCCAGTCACAGTTTTGCCGGAACCATTGCCGCTGTGCAGGCAGGCATGGGCGTTACTGTGCTCCCCAGGAATATGGTTCCCGATAACCTGCCGATCATCCGCCATAAGAAAGGTATACCCAAACTGGATGACACCCATATCTCCCTGCTGAAACACGACGACCAGAACCCGGCTGTTAATTCATTTGAAAATTTCGTGGTAGAACGGTTGAGGCATTGA
- a CDS encoding proton-conducting transporter transmembrane domain-containing protein, with product MNVLDWLVANEWIAVDRLTLVMWGLVGFVAINIAAFSWRYLQGDSHRKTFFFKLIMMVLALFVLVMADHFLLFLSAWALANFLLSRLMIHNPGWPAARASGNLALRSLGIGTAFLAIAFLVFYNLTGEYTLHGIVENEQGQPAASIGLAFVLMAAMSQSAIWPFHRWLLSSLNSPTPVSAIMHAGLVNGGGFLLARFAPLFLQQPSWLMIIFMLGLLTAILGTLWKLMQSDIKRMLAASTMGQMGFMFLQCGLGLFPAAVAHLCWHGLFKAYLFLASGDAAKEKRLNLGYPPPLKLLLPALLSGALGAWCFAMVGYGHLSFSDSTLVLVAVAFMAGTQLSMPLLMNPTIGKILLVALITAALGALYGLSVLAVEWALEPLGMMQAQPLQPLHLVAIIIFLSCWMALLYGQRLLNRKALPAFILKLYVQQLNASQPHPQTVTAHRNQYSYK from the coding sequence ATGAATGTTTTGGACTGGCTGGTAGCAAATGAGTGGATAGCAGTGGACCGCCTGACCCTGGTGATGTGGGGCCTGGTCGGTTTTGTGGCCATCAATATTGCGGCCTTCTCCTGGCGGTACCTCCAGGGGGATTCCCATCGTAAAACCTTCTTTTTCAAGTTGATAATGATGGTTTTGGCCCTCTTTGTGCTGGTCATGGCGGATCACTTCCTCCTTTTCCTTTCAGCCTGGGCACTGGCCAATTTCTTATTGTCCCGGCTCATGATCCATAACCCAGGCTGGCCGGCAGCCAGGGCATCCGGTAACCTGGCCCTCAGGAGCCTGGGCATTGGAACGGCCTTCCTGGCCATCGCTTTCCTGGTCTTTTATAACCTCACCGGCGAGTATACCCTCCATGGCATCGTGGAAAATGAGCAGGGTCAACCTGCTGCTTCCATTGGCCTTGCCTTTGTCCTGATGGCAGCCATGAGTCAGTCGGCCATCTGGCCCTTCCACCGCTGGTTGCTCAGCTCCCTCAACTCACCCACCCCGGTTTCCGCCATCATGCATGCCGGCCTCGTAAATGGAGGTGGTTTCCTGCTGGCCCGGTTCGCACCCTTATTCCTCCAGCAACCATCCTGGTTGATGATCATTTTTATGCTGGGCCTGCTGACCGCCATCCTCGGAACCCTTTGGAAACTGATGCAGTCGGATATCAAGCGGATGCTGGCTGCTTCCACCATGGGACAAATGGGCTTTATGTTCCTGCAGTGCGGCCTGGGTTTGTTCCCCGCCGCGGTAGCCCACCTTTGCTGGCATGGGCTCTTCAAAGCCTACCTCTTCCTGGCTTCCGGTGATGCGGCTAAGGAAAAACGACTTAACCTCGGTTATCCGCCACCGTTAAAACTGCTCCTTCCGGCCCTTTTAAGTGGAGCCCTGGGTGCCTGGTGTTTTGCAATGGTAGGCTATGGCCATTTATCTTTCAGTGATTCCACCCTGGTGCTGGTGGCCGTGGCATTTATGGCGGGAACCCAGCTTTCCATGCCCTTGTTAATGAACCCTACCATTGGGAAAATCTTACTGGTTGCCCTGATAACAGCGGCCCTCGGCGCCCTTTACGGGTTGAGTGTGCTCGCAGTGGAATGGGCCCTGGAACCCCTGGGTATGATGCAGGCTCAGCCCCTCCAGCCCCTCCATCTAGTCGCCATCATTATCTTCCTCAGTTGCTGGATGGCCTTGTTGTATGGCCAGAGGCTCCTAAACAGGAAAGCCCTTCCCGCTTTTATTCTCAAGCTCTATGTTCAACAGCTGAATGCGAGCCAGCCCCACCCCCAAACGGTTACGGCCCATCGCAACCAGTATAGTTATAAATAA